The sequence TTTATTCTATATTAACCCACCACATATCACTGCCAATCCATAATGAATACAATCCTGTTAATATTTCATTTTGTCCTTTTACCTGATACCCATCTTTTGTTTCCCTTTTATTGAGAGATATCGCTGAGTTTCTCCCAAAAAAAACTCCGAAATTATCATTGCTTAAGTTGTAATAATAGGAATCTTTATATACATGTTTTTTGTCAATACTTTTAAAGTCAAGACTTACTGCACCTATTCCTCCTTTTGAAATACTACTTAACGAACTATCCATTATAAGCTTTTTAGTTTCGCTGGAGGGATTAATCGTCAATATCGCTGGATGAATACTTAGGTTACCAATGTTTTTTCCTTTTATAAGAAAGCTATCAAAATCTTCTTTATCTACACTCTGAAAGATGTCCTCAAAAGAGCTACCAGAGGCAGCATTACTTAAGTTACTGTGACCATATGCGCTCGTAGTGCGCCGAAATTGGCTATGGGAAATTTTTAAAGCTTTGAAAGTGTTGCTAACAGAGTATAATTTTATAAACTCACCAGATTTTAATTTTATATATGCACCATCGGAGTCTATCGAAGTGAGTAAGTCATCATATTTAGGCTTAGGTGACTTCATCGCAGAATGGTTCTGAGGGTTGCCATCACAAGCTACGGTAAATACAGCCATAAGTAATAAGAGTAATATTGTTCTCATTTTATATCCTTTTTTATTGTCAATAGTAGGTGTTGTTTTACTTCCTATGGTCAAAATTGTCAGTAGTTATTGCTTAATTCAGTATTCAGAAATAATAAAACTTAACAACGACTTCATTATTGCTTCTCCTTTTGAAAGCTAACAGGTATTAGGCGAATGCCGCCATTAACGGATATTGCGAAAGTGGTCAATGGGTTACGCATATTGCGTTAATGGCGAACTTTAATTTATTTGGCGGGCCTCATTTTGACCGATTCCCGGAGTGGTGTCAAGATTCATAACCGTGTAATTCTGGACCCCTGGCGCGCCTTTCCCGACTTCCTGACACGCCAAAGTAGACATTCCGGGAACAAGAGCAGACGAGAGATGCGCCCCCGGTCAATCAAGGCAAAGACTGGGACATTCGGTGAAGACACCAACAAACAAAAACGACAGAGGCCGGCCCCGGTGGGGTCGGCCTCTCTTGCTGGAAGGGGGGGGACGGTCCGCTTATTCGCCGCCGGAACCGGGAGGCTCGTAGCCTCCAGCCGGTTATCAGGTGATGATGCTCAGAAGTGGTAGAGCACAGCCAGCTCTAGTTCCGCCGCAAAGTCTTCACGAGCAATGGGACTATCTTGCACATCGTTGCTATAGTACTCAAATTCCAGGCCGGATACGATTTGAATATACTCGCTGGCAAAGCGTCGATCGACAACGCGCAGGCCGGAGGAGCGGTATCCGCTATCCAAATCCGTCTCCGCAAGTCCGGATGTGGTAGCCTCTGATGGGCTCACTCCAAACTCTCTATTCAGGTTGTTACTGTCAGCAAATTTGGCATAGAGAATAGCTTCTGTTCCACCGCCATCCTGACGGGAACCGAACCGGTGCCCGGCTAAGACAAACCCCAGTGCACCGAAATCGCTATCCCCCACAGAAATCCGAGTACCGACATAATTCCGCCACTCCCCATCAAAGGCATACCTCACCTCACCCGTGCCCGTAAACTCATCATCCCTCTCATCAAGG comes from Desulfuromonas sp. and encodes:
- a CDS encoding MipA/OmpV family protein — protein: MKKLKLIAAIVTAMSVLTLTAAHAEDETPLFPLPFTPDFTRGSGWGVALGLGVEYETAYAGSDEYEFELDPAGAIQWRKGNHLFSWEGVELSWTTRQKDQWYIQVELNYDGEREEGDSDDGRLDGLDERDDEFTGTGEVRYAFDGEWRNYVGTRISVGDSDFGALGFVLAGHRFGSRQDGGGTEAILYAKFADSNNLNREFGVSPSEATTSGLAETDLDSGYRSSGLRVVDRRFASEYIQIVSGLEFEYYSNDVQDSPIAREDFAAELELAVLYHF